In Flavobacterium gelatinilyticum, a genomic segment contains:
- a CDS encoding arylsulfatase, producing the protein MKKRKHLLVVLVLSLFTCAVMDAQTKKSPNIIILLSDDTGWGDLGPYGGGEARGAATPNIDRMANEGMQFWSFYGQPSCTPGRAALITGRIPNRSGMTTVAFPGDGGGLPKAEWTLASLLKRKNYNTFFAGKWHLGEEDYSMPIAQGFDVMKNVTLYHLNAYTYTDPDWNADMPDDIRATWVKGTKGALEGEAGKPYREVRKIDGKVIPFLDQYTEEESIKWLKENAKKDKPFFMEISFAKNHQPNLPHPDYVGKSAGKNKYADCIVELDSRIGRIMDEVRNLGIAENTLIIYTVDNGTWQDVYPDCGYTPFRGTKGTDREGGSRIPTLAWWPGQIKPNSKNSDILGTLDFMATFAALSGQELPTVDRDGKPTIFDSYDMSPVLFGTGKSKRNMWLYFTEDELAPGAIRIGKFKAVFNLRGDNGQATGGLAVDSNLGWKGASSYVATVPQIFDLWADPQERYDLFMNNFTEKTWFLPTIQKILGEFVKTYEKYPPNPLQSQMYPGPTTINDYLMFKNVQEKLKATSNAKRSGGG; encoded by the coding sequence ATGAAAAAAAGAAAACATCTACTAGTAGTATTGGTGCTGTCGTTATTTACGTGCGCCGTTATGGATGCCCAGACCAAAAAAAGCCCCAATATTATTATCCTGCTCTCAGATGATACCGGATGGGGTGATTTAGGCCCTTATGGCGGCGGGGAGGCCAGAGGAGCCGCAACGCCCAACATAGACCGCATGGCAAATGAAGGAATGCAGTTCTGGTCCTTTTACGGACAGCCAAGCTGTACGCCGGGAAGAGCAGCTTTGATAACCGGAAGAATACCCAATAGAAGCGGTATGACAACAGTTGCATTCCCCGGGGATGGAGGAGGACTGCCTAAAGCCGAATGGACATTGGCATCTTTATTAAAACGTAAAAACTATAATACTTTTTTTGCAGGAAAATGGCACCTTGGCGAAGAGGATTATTCTATGCCAATTGCGCAGGGATTTGATGTGATGAAGAACGTAACTTTGTACCACCTAAATGCTTACACCTATACCGATCCCGATTGGAATGCTGACATGCCGGACGATATCAGGGCAACTTGGGTTAAAGGGACCAAAGGTGCTTTGGAGGGCGAAGCTGGAAAACCATACAGGGAAGTTAGGAAAATAGATGGAAAAGTAATTCCGTTCTTGGATCAATACACAGAAGAAGAATCTATAAAATGGCTAAAGGAAAATGCGAAAAAAGACAAGCCTTTTTTCATGGAAATTTCTTTTGCCAAAAACCATCAGCCTAACCTGCCTCACCCGGATTATGTAGGTAAATCTGCAGGAAAAAATAAATACGCCGATTGTATTGTTGAGCTGGATTCAAGAATAGGACGTATTATGGATGAGGTGCGCAATCTGGGCATTGCAGAAAACACTTTAATCATCTATACAGTGGATAATGGTACTTGGCAGGATGTATATCCTGACTGCGGTTATACTCCTTTTAGAGGCACAAAAGGAACAGACCGTGAAGGAGGAAGCCGTATTCCAACTCTGGCATGGTGGCCTGGGCAGATTAAGCCAAATAGCAAGAATAGTGATATTTTGGGAACACTTGATTTTATGGCAACCTTTGCAGCTTTGTCCGGGCAGGAACTGCCAACGGTCGACAGGGATGGAAAACCGACAATTTTTGACAGTTATGATATGTCTCCGGTTTTATTTGGCACAGGTAAATCTAAGAGAAATATGTGGCTTTATTTTACGGAGGACGAATTGGCTCCAGGCGCAATCCGAATTGGTAAATTCAAAGCGGTATTTAATCTGCGTGGTGATAACGGACAAGCAACAGGTGGTTTAGCGGTAGACTCTAATTTAGGCTGGAAAGGGGCATCCAGTTATGTGGCAACCGTACCGCAGATATTTGATTTGTGGGCAGATCCGCAAGAGCGCTACGATTTATTTATGAACAATTTTACAGAGAAAACCTGGTTTCTGCCAACCATTCAAAAGATTCTGGGAGAGTTTGTTAAAACCTATGAAAAATACCCGCCAAATCCTTTACAGAGCCAAATGTACCCAGGCCCGACAACAATTAATGATTATTTAATGTTTAAAAATGTTCAGGAAAAACTTAAAGCAACATCAAATGCAAAAAGAAGCGGAGGAGGGTGA
- a CDS encoding response regulator — MAVSVHSAPKSIYLADDDSDDRDFFTDAIREVDPGVVLKVAQDGVELIDNLLALSGAELPDFIFLDINMPRKSGLECLEEIRNHKGGLKKVNVVMLSTSSDPENIQRARQMGAAFYAVKPSSFEKLKSLLGEILSMNLVAALEANRQFLFE, encoded by the coding sequence ATGGCTGTGAGTGTGCATAGTGCCCCGAAATCTATTTATTTAGCCGATGACGACAGTGACGACAGGGATTTCTTTACCGATGCCATCCGTGAAGTTGATCCCGGTGTGGTCCTTAAGGTAGCCCAGGACGGTGTGGAGCTCATCGATAACCTGCTTGCGCTTTCCGGCGCAGAGCTTCCCGATTTTATTTTCCTGGATATCAATATGCCCCGAAAATCAGGTCTGGAATGCCTTGAGGAAATCAGAAACCATAAGGGCGGGTTAAAAAAAGTCAATGTGGTGATGCTTTCCACCAGCAGCGATCCCGAGAATATCCAAAGGGCAAGGCAGATGGGCGCCGCATTTTACGCGGTCAAGCCCAGCTCCTTTGAAAAGCTCAAATCCCTGCTTGGGGAGATCCTGAGCATGAACCTTGTCGCTGCCCTGGAAGCCAACAGGCAGTTTTTGTTTGAATAA
- a CDS encoding PAS domain S-box protein: MNHHPNTSDFYFLQNGGEAAGLIGNIDWQRHTLGPVESWPESLKNTIATIVSSKFPMFLWWGDELIQFYNDAYRPSFGNQGKHPKAMGQKAVDCWPEIWDFIHPLIQKVLSTGESVWYDDLLLPIFRNGKMEDVYWTFSYSPIRDDQRQIKGVLVICNETTQKVNNILHLQQSSDELEFAINAAEFGTYDLDPATRRFSANARLKEWFGLKADQQVQLDHALESIAEKDRQRVTESINNALVYESGGRYDIEYTIIHPHTKIPRIVHALGKAWFDSNKKAYRFNGILQDVTQHRNAARELQKSRQLTDLTIQSMGLGLFSVDYDANTLEYSAGFSRILTGNFKPGLGRKDFLKHVHPDDLHLRSGAIQSGIENGTFYYAPRVIWDDGSIHHIAVSAARIVNPEGKTALFSGTVADITERENSRLALEEAQSRLEMNKREADRHFSNVTDSSPTGLWLCNPQGNFTYFNKTLIDFTGVPYQELLAGKWTWVIDEQDYKKTKEAYLGALEQKSHFDVLFRARKYTGELIWCRAAGDPFYDAQGEYGGYAGFCMDMDEMISVRQAVIESQYKVSSMIEQSPVGICLFTGLEMKIEIANDIMIGYWGKDRSVVGLALEEAVPELKGQPFTDILQQVYLTGETYYGHALPAELKLNGKLSTYYFEFTYTPIRDSKGEIYGVMDIAIDVTDQVTATKKLEETRLALTGAIELAELATWSLDAGNKAITCSERFKDWLGLSDSTADREEFLQRISEPYRHKVSAALEEALSGSAEHFYDYEFEIVNKITGQHRIIHANAQVQSGKDGLVKSLSGTARDVTKERELQQELTFKVREQTAELESKNAQLETNNHELSQFAYIASHDLQEPVRKISIFTDMLRNNLEKNPEKAYFYTEKISSSSRRMENLIKDVLQFSKLTHNSQEFVPVGLNDVVSEILTDFELVIEQKNALVSIGELPVVEAIPLQMSQLFGNLVSNALKYTRPGIRPEIDITAQTAGESEIRLHALDLKAAYIKIEVRDNGIGFSQEYAHQIFHIFQRLHSNEEYSGTGIGLAMCRKILQNHQGEISVSSQEGAGTAFSVILPLVHKKNGGL, from the coding sequence TTGAACCATCACCCAAATACTTCAGACTTTTACTTTCTACAAAATGGTGGCGAAGCCGCCGGGCTCATTGGCAATATTGACTGGCAGCGCCATACTTTGGGCCCTGTTGAGAGCTGGCCGGAGAGCCTCAAAAATACCATTGCCACAATTGTGTCCTCCAAGTTCCCGATGTTCCTCTGGTGGGGCGATGAACTAATCCAGTTCTACAATGACGCCTACCGTCCCAGTTTTGGAAACCAAGGAAAACACCCCAAAGCCATGGGCCAGAAAGCCGTAGACTGCTGGCCGGAAATATGGGATTTTATACATCCCCTGATCCAAAAAGTGCTGTCGACAGGAGAAAGTGTCTGGTATGACGACCTTTTGCTGCCAATTTTCCGAAACGGCAAAATGGAAGACGTGTACTGGACTTTCAGCTACAGTCCCATAAGGGACGACCAGCGGCAGATCAAGGGTGTGCTTGTAATCTGCAATGAAACCACCCAAAAGGTAAACAACATCCTGCACCTGCAGCAAAGCAGCGACGAGCTGGAGTTTGCCATTAATGCAGCCGAATTCGGGACCTATGACCTGGATCCGGCCACGCGCCGCTTCTCTGCCAATGCAAGGCTAAAGGAGTGGTTCGGGCTCAAGGCCGATCAGCAGGTGCAGCTGGACCATGCCCTGGAATCTATCGCAGAGAAGGACCGCCAGCGTGTTACCGAATCGATAAATAATGCCCTTGTGTACGAATCAGGCGGCCGTTATGATATTGAATACACCATTATCCACCCCCATACCAAAATACCGCGCATTGTACATGCCCTGGGTAAGGCATGGTTTGACAGCAATAAAAAAGCCTACCGTTTTAACGGCATCCTGCAGGATGTCACCCAGCACCGAAATGCGGCCCGGGAGCTTCAAAAATCAAGACAGCTCACCGACCTTACCATACAGAGCATGGGCCTTGGCCTTTTCAGCGTGGACTATGACGCCAATACACTGGAGTACTCTGCCGGGTTTAGCAGGATACTCACAGGAAACTTTAAACCCGGACTGGGCAGGAAAGACTTTCTCAAGCACGTGCACCCCGATGACCTGCATCTGAGGTCCGGCGCCATCCAGAGCGGTATCGAGAATGGCACTTTTTACTATGCGCCAAGGGTGATCTGGGACGATGGCAGCATACACCATATTGCCGTATCGGCAGCCCGAATTGTAAACCCCGAGGGCAAAACAGCCCTGTTTTCGGGAACGGTTGCCGATATCACCGAGAGGGAAAACAGCCGCCTGGCCCTTGAAGAGGCGCAGTCGCGCCTTGAGATGAACAAACGGGAGGCAGACCGCCATTTTTCAAATGTAACGGACAGCTCCCCCACCGGATTATGGCTTTGCAATCCCCAGGGCAACTTTACCTATTTCAACAAGACCCTGATTGATTTCACCGGGGTTCCCTACCAGGAACTGCTGGCCGGAAAATGGACCTGGGTCATTGACGAGCAGGACTATAAAAAAACCAAAGAAGCATACCTTGGGGCACTGGAGCAGAAAAGCCATTTCGATGTCCTTTTCAGGGCACGCAAATATACTGGAGAACTGATCTGGTGCCGTGCTGCGGGCGACCCCTTCTATGATGCCCAGGGAGAGTACGGCGGCTACGCAGGGTTCTGCATGGATATGGATGAAATGATTTCCGTACGCCAGGCCGTGATTGAAAGCCAGTATAAGGTGTCCTCTATGATTGAGCAGTCCCCGGTGGGGATCTGCCTTTTTACGGGCCTTGAGATGAAAATCGAAATTGCCAATGATATCATGATCGGATACTGGGGCAAAGACCGCTCTGTGGTAGGGCTTGCCCTGGAAGAGGCCGTTCCCGAGCTCAAGGGCCAGCCTTTTACCGATATCCTGCAACAGGTTTACCTTACCGGGGAAACCTATTACGGTCATGCCCTACCGGCAGAGCTGAAGCTCAACGGGAAACTCAGCACCTATTACTTCGAGTTTACCTATACCCCGATCCGTGATTCCAAAGGCGAAATATACGGGGTTATGGACATTGCCATTGATGTTACCGATCAGGTCACTGCCACAAAAAAACTCGAAGAGACCAGACTGGCCCTTACAGGGGCCATTGAACTGGCCGAGCTGGCCACCTGGTCTCTGGATGCCGGAAATAAGGCCATCACCTGTTCTGAGCGCTTCAAGGACTGGCTCGGTTTAAGTGACAGCACCGCAGACCGTGAGGAGTTCCTGCAGCGCATCAGCGAACCCTACAGGCATAAGGTATCCGCGGCCCTGGAAGAGGCGCTGAGCGGTTCGGCCGAGCATTTTTATGATTATGAATTTGAGATTGTTAACAAAATAACCGGCCAGCACCGCATTATCCATGCCAACGCACAGGTGCAGTCCGGCAAGGATGGTCTTGTCAAGTCACTGAGCGGCACCGCGCGCGACGTGACCAAAGAGAGGGAGCTCCAGCAGGAACTTACCTTTAAGGTACGGGAACAGACCGCAGAGCTTGAGTCCAAAAACGCCCAGCTGGAGACCAATAACCATGAGCTTTCGCAGTTTGCCTATATCGCTTCCCATGACCTGCAGGAACCTGTTAGAAAGATCAGTATCTTTACCGATATGCTGCGAAACAACCTGGAGAAGAACCCCGAGAAGGCCTACTTTTATACCGAGAAGATCAGCTCTTCTTCCAGAAGGATGGAAAACCTGATCAAAGATGTGCTGCAGTTCTCAAAACTGACCCATAATTCCCAAGAGTTTGTCCCTGTAGGGCTCAATGATGTGGTCAGCGAGATCCTGACCGATTTTGAGCTGGTAATCGAGCAGAAAAATGCGCTTGTGAGCATCGGGGAACTTCCCGTTGTGGAAGCCATACCTCTTCAGATGTCGCAGCTTTTCGGCAACCTGGTCTCCAATGCCCTTAAATATACCCGGCCGGGTATCAGGCCTGAAATCGACATTACCGCACAGACGGCCGGCGAATCTGAAATCAGGCTCCATGCCCTGGATTTGAAAGCTGCTTATATAAAAATAGAAGTGCGCGATAATGGCATTGGGTTCTCCCAGGAGTATGCCCATCAGATTTTCCACATCTTCCAGCGCCTGCACTCCAACGAAGAGTATTCAGGCACCGGGATCGGCCTTGCCATGTGCCGCAAGATCCTGCAGAACCATCAGGGAGAAATTTCTGTCTCCTCACAAGAGGGGGCCGGAACTGCTTTTAGCGTTATTTTGCCTTTAGTTCATAAAAAAAATGGCGGATTATGA
- a CDS encoding response regulator — MTTIFLIDDDADDREIFADLLAETHPSILLQQAVNGADAFEKLRSENFRKPDLIFLDLNMPIMDGRTFLQRIKMDPDFGDIPVIIYTTSSSDPDRSFAMENKAAFFLTKQYSLEQQRKDIMEVIGRF, encoded by the coding sequence ATGACGACCATTTTTTTAATTGATGATGATGCCGATGACCGCGAAATCTTTGCGGACCTGCTGGCCGAAACCCATCCTTCAATTCTACTGCAGCAAGCCGTAAACGGGGCTGATGCCTTTGAAAAACTCAGATCTGAGAACTTTAGAAAACCGGATTTAATTTTTCTGGACCTCAATATGCCCATTATGGACGGGCGGACATTCCTGCAGCGCATTAAAATGGATCCGGACTTCGGCGATATACCCGTAATCATCTACACGACCTCCTCAAGTGATCCCGACAGGAGCTTTGCCATGGAAAACAAGGCCGCGTTTTTTCTGACCAAGCAATATTCGCTGGAGCAGCAAAGAAAAGATATTATGGAGGTAATAGGGCGTTTCTAA
- a CDS encoding chloride channel protein — MFQKQFVKAKNLLIWGQEKLTRKQFIFLSSVLIGITSAFAVIFLKAFAHWVYSLATYINSTLKLSFINSILPIIGILLTVFVVRRVLGGTLEKGTSQILYIVARKASIIPKKQMYAQIITSSLTVGLGGSAGLESPIVITGAAFGSNFAQQFKLTYQERTLLIGCGVAAGIAAAFNAPIAGVLFAIEVLLVDVTISAFTPIMIAAATGTLVSTIVLNDDILLAFRQKQTFDYHNIPFYVLMGLFTGFIAVFYVRNFLKTEHYFAHLKFGIYKKALIGACILGLMIFIFPTLFGEGYESIKTLADKDPGKLLENTLFADYAGDHWVLLVFVGLSMLLKAFASGITLGSGGNGGNFAPSLFLGSYAGYFFSKFLNLTGLTDLPVSNFTLVGMAGILSGLFHAPLTAIFLIAEITGGYDLMIPLMIVASVSFAVSKRFEKHSLDVKNLAKKGNVFTSNKDTNILCTLEIEDLVKKDYLTVEATQYLENVAELLAHSDQVIFGVVSDENDLEGLVYFNDIREVIFDNLKTKNIIVRDIMVQPIQTVHLFDSMETVMNKFEKSNKVFLPVLKNGKYYGFITKSDVLESYRNRLKSMIFE, encoded by the coding sequence ATGTTCCAAAAACAATTCGTAAAGGCAAAGAACCTCTTAATTTGGGGTCAGGAAAAATTAACCAGAAAACAGTTCATCTTCCTTTCCAGTGTCTTAATCGGAATTACTTCTGCCTTTGCCGTTATTTTTTTAAAAGCCTTTGCGCACTGGGTCTATTCACTTGCAACTTATATTAACAGTACATTAAAACTAAGTTTTATCAATAGTATTTTACCCATTATTGGTATCCTGCTGACTGTTTTTGTTGTGAGAAGAGTATTAGGAGGAACCCTAGAAAAAGGAACTTCACAAATTTTATATATTGTTGCGAGAAAAGCCAGTATTATTCCCAAAAAACAAATGTATGCCCAGATTATCACCAGCTCACTCACTGTTGGTCTCGGGGGATCTGCCGGACTGGAAAGCCCGATTGTCATAACAGGCGCCGCTTTTGGTTCCAACTTTGCCCAGCAGTTCAAGTTAACTTATCAGGAACGGACCTTATTGATTGGCTGCGGCGTCGCCGCCGGTATAGCAGCCGCTTTTAACGCCCCGATAGCAGGGGTCTTATTTGCCATTGAGGTATTGCTGGTTGATGTAACCATTTCTGCCTTCACCCCTATCATGATTGCAGCCGCCACAGGTACACTGGTCTCTACAATTGTATTAAATGATGATATATTACTGGCTTTTAGGCAAAAACAAACGTTCGATTATCATAATATCCCCTTTTATGTACTAATGGGACTTTTTACCGGTTTCATCGCTGTTTTCTATGTACGGAATTTTCTAAAAACCGAGCACTATTTTGCCCATTTGAAATTTGGCATTTATAAAAAAGCACTGATCGGAGCCTGCATTTTAGGTCTTATGATTTTTATATTTCCGACCCTTTTTGGCGAAGGGTATGAAAGCATTAAAACCCTGGCTGATAAAGATCCTGGGAAGCTGCTGGAAAATACGCTCTTTGCAGATTATGCCGGTGATCATTGGGTTTTACTGGTTTTTGTGGGCTTATCAATGCTGCTCAAGGCCTTTGCTTCGGGTATTACCCTTGGAAGCGGCGGTAATGGCGGTAATTTTGCCCCTTCCCTGTTTCTGGGCTCTTACGCTGGCTATTTCTTTTCAAAATTTTTAAATCTGACAGGCCTTACCGATTTACCGGTCAGCAATTTCACTCTTGTTGGTATGGCCGGAATCCTGAGCGGGTTATTTCACGCGCCGCTTACCGCTATTTTCCTTATTGCGGAGATCACCGGAGGATATGATCTGATGATTCCCCTTATGATAGTTGCCTCTGTGAGTTTTGCTGTTTCCAAACGTTTTGAAAAACACTCCCTGGATGTAAAGAATCTGGCCAAAAAAGGAAATGTTTTTACCAGTAACAAGGACACTAATATCCTCTGCACACTGGAAATCGAGGATCTTGTCAAAAAAGATTACCTCACCGTGGAAGCCACTCAGTACCTTGAGAATGTAGCCGAACTTCTTGCACACTCAGACCAGGTGATTTTTGGCGTTGTCAGTGATGAAAATGATTTGGAAGGCCTCGTTTATTTCAATGATATACGGGAAGTAATTTTCGACAATCTTAAAACCAAAAATATCATTGTCAGGGATATTATGGTGCAGCCCATCCAGACAGTCCACCTCTTTGACAGCATGGAAACGGTGATGAACAAGTTTGAAAAAAGCAATAAGGTCTTCCTTCCCGTGCTGAAAAATGGCAAATATTACGGTTTTATCACCAAATCAGATGTACTGGAGTCCTACAGAAACAGGCTTAAATCCATGATTTTTGAATAA
- a CDS encoding DUF389 domain-containing protein — protein sequence MRKITDLLNLRDGEDDRAKTLEAVKKNITFKGANLWILACAIIVASVGLNVNSTAVIIGAMLISPLMGPIVGAGFALGIYDFSLLKKSLNNLLIATVVSLVVSTLYFYLSPFKDVQSELLSRTSPNIYDILIAFFGGVVGVIAVTRSEKGNPIPGVAIATALMPPLCTAGYGIATAQWTFFLGAFYLYCINCVFIGIATFLIIKYLNYPAVKQVDEKHQKRVKYTIAFLITIMLVPSSYLAYSLYREQQFKKNVNLFIESEFSNKGYTVVYKKTDFNSKSKKLELAFLSKRFSALEIKDLTNRLNRNKYLAGTQLQIRQDSTDRFNALKGDILNQIKSSENEMSLKDVKIMQLEKELTKNKFDSRQILKETRVLFPAISSLSITKSTLINQKDSATAITAVIYDAPKDLNKAENEKLQKWLNERLSVKDVELFRKP from the coding sequence ATGAGAAAAATTACAGATTTACTCAACCTTCGGGACGGAGAAGATGACAGGGCAAAAACCTTAGAGGCCGTAAAGAAAAACATAACCTTCAAAGGGGCCAACCTTTGGATTCTGGCCTGCGCCATTATTGTGGCTTCGGTTGGACTGAATGTAAACTCAACGGCTGTTATCATTGGGGCCATGCTGATATCCCCTCTTATGGGACCCATTGTAGGTGCCGGGTTTGCACTGGGCATTTACGACTTTTCACTGCTTAAAAAATCCCTCAATAACCTGCTTATTGCAACAGTGGTAAGTCTGGTGGTTTCAACGTTATATTTTTACCTGAGCCCTTTCAAGGATGTACAGTCTGAACTGCTGTCCAGGACATCCCCTAATATTTATGATATCCTTATTGCTTTTTTTGGGGGTGTCGTGGGGGTGATTGCCGTCACAAGGTCCGAAAAAGGAAATCCTATTCCCGGGGTTGCCATCGCAACGGCGCTTATGCCGCCATTATGTACGGCTGGTTACGGTATCGCTACCGCGCAGTGGACCTTCTTCCTTGGCGCCTTTTATCTCTACTGCATCAACTGCGTATTTATAGGAATTGCCACTTTTTTAATTATTAAATATCTTAATTATCCAGCCGTTAAACAGGTAGATGAAAAACATCAAAAACGCGTAAAATATACCATCGCTTTTTTAATTACCATTATGCTGGTGCCCAGCAGTTATCTTGCCTACTCGCTCTACAGGGAACAGCAGTTTAAAAAAAATGTAAATCTTTTTATCGAAAGCGAGTTCAGCAATAAAGGGTATACTGTAGTTTATAAAAAAACCGATTTTAATTCCAAAAGTAAAAAACTCGAACTGGCTTTCCTATCAAAGCGTTTCTCCGCTTTAGAAATAAAAGATCTTACCAACAGGCTGAACCGCAACAAATACCTGGCCGGCACCCAGTTACAGATTCGACAGGACAGCACCGATCGTTTCAATGCTTTAAAAGGGGATATCCTGAACCAGATCAAAAGCAGTGAAAATGAAATGAGTCTCAAGGACGTCAAGATCATGCAGCTGGAAAAAGAACTGACCAAAAACAAATTTGACAGCCGTCAGATTTTAAAAGAGACCAGGGTGTTATTTCCCGCTATAAGTTCACTCTCCATAACCAAAAGCACATTAATCAATCAGAAGGACAGCGCCACTGCCATAACGGCTGTCATCTATGATGCCCCCAAAGACCTTAATAAGGCTGAAAATGAAAAATTACAAAAATGGCTTAATGAGAGATTATCAGTTAAAGATGTGGAACTTTTCAGGAAGCCTTAA
- the nhaA gene encoding Na+/H+ antiporter NhaA, which translates to MAKLINLKIFSHFFRSSSAGGIILLICVIISLFIANSGWSEGFKEILNLELGFNTSSLHLKYPILLWINDGLMAIFFLLVGLEIKREIIEGELSSFSQASLPVLAAIGGVAVPALIYFFFNNGDLHTSKGWGIPMATDIAFALGILSLLGNKVPSGLKIFLAALAIVDDLIAILVIAIFYSSELNFVYLGYAGALFVLLIIFNRMGIKNLLFYLVPGVVIWYFIHHSGIHATIAGVLVAITLPTNEEDTDSPLEKLEHALTRPVNFIIMPVFALVNTNITFESTMIEGLFSNLGLGIILGLFLGKPIGIFAMSWLSVKFKIAQLPQSTTWTHVLGLGLLGGIGFTMSIFIALLSFGDLLHQNEAKFAILIASTIAGISGFCILSLYNKKQKKTFQEH; encoded by the coding sequence ATGGCAAAACTTATAAACCTTAAGATATTCTCTCATTTCTTCCGTTCTTCTTCAGCAGGAGGCATTATATTATTAATCTGTGTTATTATATCGCTTTTTATCGCTAATTCCGGGTGGTCGGAAGGTTTTAAGGAAATCCTTAATTTAGAACTCGGATTCAATACATCTTCTTTGCATTTAAAATATCCCATTTTACTGTGGATCAATGACGGGCTTATGGCGATTTTTTTTCTGCTTGTAGGATTGGAAATAAAAAGGGAAATAATTGAAGGGGAGCTCTCTTCATTTTCCCAGGCTTCCCTGCCGGTTTTAGCGGCAATAGGGGGTGTAGCCGTTCCGGCTTTGATTTATTTCTTTTTTAATAATGGAGATCTGCATACCTCAAAAGGCTGGGGTATTCCAATGGCCACAGACATTGCATTCGCACTGGGGATTTTGTCCCTTTTGGGAAATAAAGTCCCTTCAGGGCTTAAAATATTTTTAGCTGCCCTGGCTATTGTCGATGATCTTATTGCTATTTTGGTAATTGCTATATTTTATTCCTCAGAATTGAATTTTGTCTATTTAGGATATGCAGGGGCACTTTTTGTGTTACTGATTATCTTTAATCGGATGGGGATTAAAAATCTGCTTTTTTACCTGGTTCCTGGGGTTGTTATCTGGTATTTTATTCATCACTCGGGCATTCATGCCACTATTGCCGGTGTACTGGTAGCCATTACGCTGCCCACTAATGAAGAAGATACCGATTCGCCGCTTGAAAAATTAGAACATGCCCTCACGCGTCCTGTCAATTTTATCATTATGCCTGTGTTTGCCCTTGTCAATACCAATATCACTTTTGAATCAACGATGATAGAGGGACTTTTCAGTAATCTGGGGCTGGGTATTATCCTTGGATTGTTTTTAGGAAAGCCAATTGGAATCTTTGCGATGTCATGGTTGTCGGTAAAATTTAAAATTGCCCAGCTTCCCCAATCAACTACATGGACCCACGTCTTGGGACTCGGGTTATTGGGTGGAATCGGTTTTACGATGTCCATCTTTATTGCCTTGCTCTCGTTTGGAGACCTGCTGCATCAAAATGAAGCCAAATTCGCCATATTAATCGCCTCTACAATAGCGGGTATTTCCGGGTTTTGTATTTTGAGTCTGTACAATAAAAAGCAAAAAAAGACTTTTCAGGAGCATTAA
- a CDS encoding DinB family protein, which translates to MKKYLIDTFIFNDTANKKLLLKILQLSDKTEAVKLFSHLINSQYKWMARILHDPKAAQMSWWDPLYCFDDLEKQWSKSLDLWLKYIASKTDEELSDEVTFIGFDNTKWAVSPKDIALQLNYHSIHHRAQIQTLICQQGIEPDFLDYIGTKYRKLTP; encoded by the coding sequence ATGAAGAAATATTTGATAGATACATTTATATTTAATGACACTGCCAATAAAAAACTTCTTTTGAAAATCCTGCAGTTATCCGATAAAACCGAGGCGGTTAAACTTTTTAGCCACTTAATAAATTCTCAATATAAATGGATGGCAAGAATCTTACATGATCCAAAAGCAGCACAAATGTCTTGGTGGGATCCTCTTTATTGCTTTGATGATTTAGAAAAACAATGGAGTAAAAGTCTCGATTTATGGCTTAAATATATCGCATCGAAGACTGATGAAGAATTAAGTGATGAAGTCACATTCATTGGATTTGACAATACCAAATGGGCAGTAAGTCCAAAAGATATTGCCTTACAGTTAAACTATCATTCGATTCATCACAGGGCACAAATTCAAACGCTAATTTGCCAGCAGGGAATTGAACCCGACTTTCTGGATTACATAGGGACAAAGTATCGGAAATTAACCCCATAA